One window of the Entelurus aequoreus isolate RoL-2023_Sb linkage group LG18, RoL_Eaeq_v1.1, whole genome shotgun sequence genome contains the following:
- the LOC133633775 gene encoding beta-1,3-N-acetylglucosaminyltransferase manic fringe-like isoform X1, whose translation MCVLTSATPATRSVTLIKCVCVCVCVCVCVCVCVCVVSILTCSADHVHLLAAHLLHTTAEVTQRPPGATEGLCGRGQGPGKAAGRHRKAQQRRRLGGLSRQSLFSTPHCVLWKIAFSQVRTFFRQSPLTHRRSLRGLLVGLTCRKCPLSSVWVSRLISSSLLLSTSRSFRSISMSSSARHTAARSRASSLARTYTRPPVSICQAGYIVAVYYRLQTLLRLLQFALAASDFALDRPLRLLELNLHTRQGTCGGPTTEVLPASHGALQRPPGAATAANTHPGRGGSQGEDRLRLEDIFIAVKTTGRFHRTRLVLLLDTWISTTKTHTFIFTDTEDEHLKIKDFHMVLTGCQSDHSQQALACKMAAEYDAFMASDKRWFCHVDDDNYVNAEALLAALAAFPRRGDVYVGKPSLDKPITAHELSEGNATREVKFWFATGGAGFCLSRQLAQKMSPWARGSRFQETSAKIRLPDDCTVGFIVEERLGVSMVHSPLFHSHLENLLLIKHADIPHQVTLSYGMFEKKLNSVELKGRFSQEEDPSRFKTLHCLLHPLTSWCP comes from the exons ATGTGTGTTCTCACCTCTGCAACACCCGCCACCAGAAGCGTGACTctcattaagtgtgtgtgtgtgtgtgtgtgtgtgtgtgtgtgtgtgtgtgtgtgtgtgtgtgtggtctccaTCCTCACCTGCTCGGCTGATCATGTCCACCTCCTCGCGGCACACCTCCTCCACACGACTGCGGAGGTGACACAGCGCCCTCCTGGCGCCACTGAAGGCCTCTGTGGGCGGGGCCAGGGTCCTGGAAAGGCGGCTGGCAGGCACAGGAAGGCACAGCAGCGGCGCCGCCTGGGAGGGTTGAGCAGACAAAGTCTCTTTAGCACGCCTCACTGCGTCCTTTGGAAAATTGCATTCAGCCAGGTGAGGACTTTTTTCCGCCAGTCACCGCTGACTCATCGCCGATCCCTCCGCGGCCTCCTTGTCGGCCTCACCTGCAGGAAGTGTCCGTTGTCCTCCGTTTGGGTGAGCCGGCTGATCTCCTCGTCCCTCCTCCTCAGCACTTCCAGATCCTTCCGCAGCATCTCCATGTCCAGCTCGGCCCGCCACACCGCCGCTCGCTCCCGGGCTTCCAGCCTGGCGCGGACCTACACAAGACCGCCAGTCAGCATTTGCCAGGCGGGATACATCGTGGCAGTCTACTAT CGACTCCAGACTCTGCTGAGACTCCTCCAGTTCGCGCTCGCAGCTTCGGATTTTGCCCTGGATCGTCCTCTGAGACTCTTGGAGCTGAACCTGCACACCAGACAAG GAACATGTGGCGGCCCCACCACGGAGGTTCTCCCCGCGTCGCACGGAGCTCTGCAGCGGCCACCCGGAGCAGCCACGGCCGCCAACACGCACCCAGGACGGGGAGGCTCTCAGGGGGAGGATCGGCTGAGGCTGGAGGACATCTTCATCGCCGTGAAGACCACCGGCAGGTTCCACAGGACGCGCCTCGTCCTCCTGCTGGACACATGgatctccaccaccaagactcat ACGTTCATTTTCACAGACACAGAAGACGAGCACCTGAAGATTAAAG attTCCACATGGTGCTGACCGGCTGCCAGTCGGACCACAGCCAGCAGGCCCTGGCGTGCAAGATGGCGGCCGAGTACGACGCCTTCATGGCGTCCGACAAGAG GTGGTTCTGTCACGTGGACGACGACAACTATGTCAACGCCGAGGCTCTCCTCGCCGCGCTCGCCGCCTTCCCTCGCCGGGGCGACGTTTACGTGGGCAAGCCGAGCCTGGACAAGCCCATCACCGCGCACGAACTCTCGGAGGGCAATGCCACG AGGGAAGTGAAGTTCTGGTTCGCCACAGGAGGAGCAGGGTTCTGTTTGAGCAGACAACTGGCCCAGAAGATGTCTCCATGGGCTCG agGCTCTCGCTTCCAGGAGACGTCAGCAAAGATCCGCCTCCCCGACGACTGCACGGTGGGCTTCATCGTAGAGGAGCGGCTGGGGGTCTCCATGGTCCACTCCCCCTTGTTCCACTCTCACCTGGAGAACCTGCTGCTCATCAAACACGCTGACATTCCTCACCAG GTGACGCTGAGTTACGGAATGTTTGAGAAGAAGTTGAACAGCGTGGAGTTGAAGGGAAGATTCTCCCAAGAGGAAGATCCATCCAG GTTCAAGACTTTGCACTGCCTGCTGCACCCGCTGACCAGCTGGTGTCCTTAA
- the LOC133633775 gene encoding beta-1,3-N-acetylglucosaminyltransferase manic fringe-like isoform X2: protein MSSSARHTAARSRASSLARTYTRPPVSICQAGYIVAVYYRLQTLLRLLQFALAASDFALDRPLRLLELNLHTRQGTCGGPTTEVLPASHGALQRPPGAATAANTHPGRGGSQGEDRLRLEDIFIAVKTTGRFHRTRLVLLLDTWISTTKTHTFIFTDTEDEHLKIKDFHMVLTGCQSDHSQQALACKMAAEYDAFMASDKRWFCHVDDDNYVNAEALLAALAAFPRRGDVYVGKPSLDKPITAHELSEGNATREVKFWFATGGAGFCLSRQLAQKMSPWARGSRFQETSAKIRLPDDCTVGFIVEERLGVSMVHSPLFHSHLENLLLIKHADIPHQVTLSYGMFEKKLNSVELKGRFSQEEDPSRFKTLHCLLHPLTSWCP, encoded by the exons ATGTCCAGCTCGGCCCGCCACACCGCCGCTCGCTCCCGGGCTTCCAGCCTGGCGCGGACCTACACAAGACCGCCAGTCAGCATTTGCCAGGCGGGATACATCGTGGCAGTCTACTAT CGACTCCAGACTCTGCTGAGACTCCTCCAGTTCGCGCTCGCAGCTTCGGATTTTGCCCTGGATCGTCCTCTGAGACTCTTGGAGCTGAACCTGCACACCAGACAAG GAACATGTGGCGGCCCCACCACGGAGGTTCTCCCCGCGTCGCACGGAGCTCTGCAGCGGCCACCCGGAGCAGCCACGGCCGCCAACACGCACCCAGGACGGGGAGGCTCTCAGGGGGAGGATCGGCTGAGGCTGGAGGACATCTTCATCGCCGTGAAGACCACCGGCAGGTTCCACAGGACGCGCCTCGTCCTCCTGCTGGACACATGgatctccaccaccaagactcat ACGTTCATTTTCACAGACACAGAAGACGAGCACCTGAAGATTAAAG attTCCACATGGTGCTGACCGGCTGCCAGTCGGACCACAGCCAGCAGGCCCTGGCGTGCAAGATGGCGGCCGAGTACGACGCCTTCATGGCGTCCGACAAGAG GTGGTTCTGTCACGTGGACGACGACAACTATGTCAACGCCGAGGCTCTCCTCGCCGCGCTCGCCGCCTTCCCTCGCCGGGGCGACGTTTACGTGGGCAAGCCGAGCCTGGACAAGCCCATCACCGCGCACGAACTCTCGGAGGGCAATGCCACG AGGGAAGTGAAGTTCTGGTTCGCCACAGGAGGAGCAGGGTTCTGTTTGAGCAGACAACTGGCCCAGAAGATGTCTCCATGGGCTCG agGCTCTCGCTTCCAGGAGACGTCAGCAAAGATCCGCCTCCCCGACGACTGCACGGTGGGCTTCATCGTAGAGGAGCGGCTGGGGGTCTCCATGGTCCACTCCCCCTTGTTCCACTCTCACCTGGAGAACCTGCTGCTCATCAAACACGCTGACATTCCTCACCAG GTGACGCTGAGTTACGGAATGTTTGAGAAGAAGTTGAACAGCGTGGAGTTGAAGGGAAGATTCTCCCAAGAGGAAGATCCATCCAG GTTCAAGACTTTGCACTGCCTGCTGCACCCGCTGACCAGCTGGTGTCCTTAA